One genomic window of Roseateles sp. DAIF2 includes the following:
- a CDS encoding NADPH-dependent FMN reductase produces MSQQVHRVAVLVGSLRKDSLNRKLALALKALAPPSLLLEIAEIGELPLYNQDDDANPPAASVAFKQRIKDADAVLFVTPEYNRSVPGVLKNAIDIASRPYGQSAWDGKPGAIVSLSPGAIGAFGANHHLRQSLVFLNVPLLQQPEAYVGGAGELFDANGAIAKPESKAFLEKFINAFAAWVERNRKV; encoded by the coding sequence ATGAGTCAACAGGTCCATCGCGTCGCCGTGCTGGTCGGCAGCCTGCGCAAGGATTCGCTGAACCGCAAGCTGGCGCTGGCGCTGAAGGCGCTGGCGCCGCCGAGCCTGCTGCTGGAGATCGCCGAGATCGGCGAGCTGCCGCTCTATAACCAGGACGACGACGCCAACCCGCCGGCGGCCTCGGTGGCCTTCAAGCAGCGGATCAAGGACGCGGACGCGGTGCTGTTCGTCACGCCCGAGTACAACCGCTCGGTGCCGGGCGTGCTGAAGAACGCGATCGACATCGCTTCGCGCCCCTATGGCCAGAGCGCCTGGGACGGCAAGCCGGGCGCCATCGTCAGCCTCTCGCCCGGCGCGATCGGCGCCTTCGGCGCCAACCACCATCTGCGCCAGTCGCTGGTGTTCCTGAACGTGCCGCTGCTGCAGCAGCCCGAGGCCTATGTCGGCGGCGCCGGTGAGCTGTTCGACGCCAACGGCGCGATCGCCAAGCCCGAGAGCAAGGCCTTCCTGGAGAAGTTCATCAACGCCTTCGCCGCCTGGGTGGAGCGCAACCGCAAGGTCTGA
- a CDS encoding iron-containing alcohol dehydrogenase, with amino-acid sequence MALIQYLTQIQLDFGAVALLPQECERVGIRKPLVVSDAGVRAAGVLDQALAAFGSAGALPVFDATPPNPTEAAVREATALCRRLGCDGLIAVGGGSSMDLAKGVAIAATHEGPLKTYATIEGGSPKIGTSVLPLIAVPTTAGTGSEVARGAIIIVDDGRKLGFHSWELLPKAAICDPELTLALPPLLTAATGMDAIAHCMETFMSAAVNPPADGIAWEGLRRGWAHIERATRDGASDREARWQMMSASMQGAMAFQKGLGCVHSLSHSLGGLNPRLHHGTLNALFLPAVVRFNAGHESLQRDARLTRMAQAMGLPGCDAAGNEIAEAIRAMNARLGLPVGLAALGVTRELFEPVIEHALLDHCHKTNPRPASAADYREMLEASL; translated from the coding sequence ATGGCCCTGATCCAGTACCTGACCCAGATCCAGCTCGACTTCGGCGCCGTGGCGCTGCTGCCGCAGGAATGCGAGCGGGTCGGCATCCGCAAGCCCCTGGTGGTCAGCGATGCCGGGGTGCGCGCCGCCGGCGTGCTGGATCAGGCGCTGGCCGCCTTTGGCAGCGCGGGCGCTCTGCCAGTTTTCGACGCCACGCCGCCGAACCCGACCGAGGCGGCGGTGCGCGAGGCCACCGCCCTGTGCCGCCGGCTCGGCTGCGACGGGCTGATCGCGGTCGGCGGCGGCTCCAGCATGGACCTGGCCAAGGGCGTCGCGATCGCCGCGACGCATGAGGGCCCGCTGAAGACCTACGCGACGATCGAGGGCGGCAGCCCGAAGATCGGCACATCGGTGCTGCCGCTGATCGCCGTGCCGACCACGGCCGGCACCGGCTCCGAGGTGGCGCGCGGCGCGATCATCATCGTCGACGACGGCCGCAAGCTGGGCTTCCACAGCTGGGAGTTGCTGCCCAAGGCGGCGATCTGCGACCCGGAGCTGACGCTGGCCCTGCCGCCGCTGCTGACCGCGGCCACCGGCATGGACGCGATCGCGCATTGCATGGAAACCTTCATGTCGGCGGCGGTCAACCCACCGGCCGACGGCATCGCCTGGGAGGGCTTGCGCCGCGGCTGGGCCCACATCGAGCGCGCCACCCGCGACGGCGCCAGCGACCGCGAAGCGCGCTGGCAGATGATGAGCGCCAGCATGCAGGGCGCGATGGCCTTCCAGAAGGGCCTGGGCTGCGTGCATTCGCTGAGCCACAGCCTGGGCGGGCTGAACCCGCGCCTGCACCATGGCACCCTGAACGCGCTGTTCCTGCCGGCGGTGGTGCGCTTCAACGCCGGCCATGAGAGCCTGCAGCGCGATGCCCGCCTGACCCGCATGGCCCAGGCGATGGGCCTGCCTGGCTGCGACGCCGCCGGCAACGAGATCGCCGAGGCGATCCGGGCCATGAATGCGCGCCTGGGCCTGCCCGTGGGCCTGGCGGCCCTGGGCGTCACGCGCGAGCTGTTCGAGCCGGTGATCGAGCATGCGCTGCTGGATCATTGCCACAAGACCAACCCGCGCCCGGCCAGCGCCGCGGACTACCGCGAGATGCTGGAGGCCTCGCTCTAG
- a CDS encoding alpha/beta hydrolase translates to MAGVLERIHRAHRPPFHSLTPKQARIAYLMGAEILDLPRAALPRVENLRLPGPGGELAARLYAPQTREEAPLLPALLYFHGGGFTIGSLETHDSLCRQLALRSGAAVVALDYRLAPDHRFPAAVDDSWAALSWLAEAAEGLGLDRRRLAVGGDSAGGTLAAVAALHARDIGLPLALQLLITPGTTAHADTPSHKLFANGFLLDAANIAWFFDHYIEHHHKRDWRFAPLEAESFDELAPTCLVLAECDPLVDEGVAYADALRAAGNAVQLELYRGVTHDFIKMGRQIPEALQALEACGLALKQALFDKP, encoded by the coding sequence ATGGCCGGTGTCCTGGAGCGCATCCACCGCGCCCACCGCCCCCCGTTCCACAGCCTGACGCCCAAGCAGGCGCGCATCGCCTATCTGATGGGGGCCGAGATCCTGGACCTGCCGCGCGCAGCGCTGCCGCGGGTCGAGAACCTGCGCCTGCCCGGCCCGGGCGGCGAGCTGGCGGCGCGCCTGTATGCGCCGCAGACCCGTGAGGAAGCACCGCTGCTGCCGGCGCTGCTGTATTTCCATGGCGGCGGTTTCACGATCGGCAGCCTGGAGACGCATGACAGCCTGTGCCGCCAGCTGGCGCTGCGCAGCGGCGCGGCGGTGGTCGCGCTGGACTACCGGCTGGCGCCGGACCACCGCTTCCCGGCCGCGGTAGACGACAGCTGGGCCGCGCTGAGCTGGCTGGCCGAGGCGGCCGAGGGTCTGGGGCTGGACCGCCGGCGCCTGGCGGTCGGCGGCGACAGCGCCGGCGGCACCCTGGCCGCGGTGGCCGCGCTGCATGCGCGCGACATCGGGCTACCGCTGGCGCTGCAGCTGCTGATCACGCCCGGCACCACCGCCCATGCCGACACGCCCTCGCACAAGCTGTTCGCCAACGGCTTTCTGCTCGACGCGGCCAATATCGCCTGGTTCTTCGACCATTACATCGAGCACCACCACAAACGCGACTGGCGCTTCGCCCCGCTGGAGGCCGAGAGCTTCGACGAGCTGGCGCCCACCTGCCTGGTGCTGGCCGAATGCGATCCGCTGGTCGACGAGGGTGTGGCCTATGCCGACGCGCTGCGCGCCGCCGGCAACGCGGTGCAGCTGGAGCTGTACCGCGGCGTCACCCACGACTTCATCAAGATGGGCCGTCAGATCCCCGAGGCGCTGCAGGCGCTGGAGGCCTGCGGCCTGGCCCTCAAACAAGCGCTGTTCGACAAGCCATGA
- a CDS encoding YbgC/FadM family acyl-CoA thioesterase, translated as MTHPSPTAQPRRADFRFFERLRVRWAEIDAQQIVFNGHYLTYFDTAVGGYWRALALPYAQTMQDLGGDLFVRKATLEYLDAARYDELLEVGVRCERIGNSSMSLRCAVFRGEDCLVFGELVYVFADATTRQPKPVPTGLRELLQAFERGEAMAQVRVGAWAELGEQAGRIRQAVFIDEQKIPAEMEWDSADAGCLHALACNRLGRPLATGRLLEHVPGVAKIGRMAVLAPMRGSRVGREVLEALMQAGRDHGYREVLLHAQLSAEVFYTRAGFQRRGPVFEEAGIQHVEMVRAL; from the coding sequence ATGACCCACCCCAGCCCCACCGCCCAGCCGCGCCGCGCCGATTTCCGCTTCTTCGAGCGCCTGCGCGTGCGCTGGGCCGAGATCGATGCGCAGCAGATCGTCTTCAACGGCCATTACCTGACCTATTTCGACACCGCGGTGGGCGGCTACTGGCGCGCGCTGGCCCTGCCTTATGCCCAGACCATGCAGGACCTGGGCGGCGATCTGTTCGTGCGCAAGGCCACCCTGGAGTACCTGGACGCCGCGCGCTATGACGAGCTGCTGGAGGTCGGCGTGCGCTGCGAGCGCATCGGCAACAGCTCGATGAGCCTGCGCTGCGCGGTGTTCCGCGGCGAGGATTGCCTGGTGTTCGGCGAGCTGGTCTATGTGTTCGCCGACGCGACGACGCGCCAGCCCAAGCCGGTGCCCACCGGGCTGCGCGAGCTGCTGCAGGCCTTCGAGCGCGGCGAGGCGATGGCCCAGGTGCGGGTCGGGGCCTGGGCCGAGCTGGGCGAGCAGGCCGGGCGCATCCGCCAGGCGGTGTTCATCGACGAGCAGAAGATCCCGGCCGAGATGGAATGGGACAGCGCCGATGCCGGCTGCCTGCATGCGCTGGCCTGCAACCGCCTGGGCCGGCCGCTGGCCACCGGGCGGCTGCTGGAGCATGTGCCCGGCGTGGCCAAGATCGGCCGCATGGCCGTGCTGGCACCGATGCGCGGAAGCCGGGTCGGCCGCGAGGTGCTGGAGGCGCTGATGCAGGCGGGCCGCGACCATGGCTACCGCGAGGTGCTGCTGCATGCGCAACTGTCGGCCGAGGTTTTTTATACCCGCGCCGGCTTCCAGCGCCGCGGCCCGGTCTTCGAGGAGGCCGGCATCCAGCATGTGGAGATGGTGCGGGCGCTGTAG
- a CDS encoding GNAT family N-acetyltransferase, whose product MSDASSLRIRRATLQDLTPVAALFDAYRQFYEQPADLALATAFIEARLRHDESVILVAEALEGGPLLGFCQLYPTFCSVEARPIYSLYDLFVAPAGRRGGVGRSLLLAAEDQARAAGMARMDLTTAKTNRPAQSLYESLAWQRDEVFYAYNRRIDAAA is encoded by the coding sequence ATGTCCGACGCCTCTTCCCTGCGCATCCGCCGCGCCACCCTGCAAGACCTGACCCCGGTCGCCGCGCTGTTCGACGCCTACCGGCAGTTCTACGAGCAGCCGGCTGACCTCGCGCTGGCCACGGCCTTCATCGAGGCGCGGCTGCGCCATGACGAGTCGGTGATCCTGGTTGCCGAGGCTTTGGAAGGCGGCCCGCTGCTGGGCTTCTGCCAGCTCTACCCGACCTTCTGCTCGGTGGAGGCGCGGCCGATCTACAGCCTCTACGACCTGTTCGTTGCACCGGCGGGGCGCCGCGGCGGCGTGGGGCGCTCGCTGCTACTGGCCGCCGAGGATCAAGCCCGCGCCGCCGGCATGGCCCGCATGGACCTGACCACGGCCAAGACCAATCGGCCGGCGCAGTCGCTGTACGAATCGCTAGCCTGGCAGCGCGACGAGGTGTTCTACGCCTACAACCGCCGCATCGACGCGGCGGCATAG
- a CDS encoding NADP-dependent oxidoreductase, with protein sequence MNITQLPTVNRRITLAERPQGLPEAQRHFRLDEQPRPEPAEGQVLLRTLYLSLDPYMRNLMDEVGPGYAPVVELGATMVGGTVSRVVASRHPRFAVGELVLANAGWQDYALSDGADLQPLGDLPQPSRALGGLGMPGFTAYVGLLDIGQPKPGETVVVAAATGAVGAVVGQLARLKGARVVGIVGGADKQRYALEELGFDACLDRRDPRFAEQLAAACPQGIDVYFENVGGAVFDAVLPLLNIGARVPVCGFIAHYNEGDDEAAAGPDRLPRLVATLLQKRIRMQGFIILDHYGARFEDFRREMSQWLAEGRIKLREDLVEGLENAPAAFRGLLEGRNFGKLVVRVAQD encoded by the coding sequence ATGAACATCACTCAGCTGCCAACCGTCAACCGCCGCATCACCCTGGCCGAACGCCCGCAGGGCCTGCCCGAGGCGCAGCGCCATTTCCGCCTCGACGAGCAGCCGCGCCCCGAGCCGGCCGAGGGCCAGGTCTTGCTGCGCACCCTGTACCTCTCGCTCGATCCCTATATGCGCAACCTGATGGATGAGGTCGGCCCCGGCTATGCGCCGGTGGTCGAACTCGGCGCGACGATGGTGGGCGGCACGGTCAGCCGGGTCGTCGCCTCGCGCCACCCGCGCTTTGCGGTCGGCGAGCTGGTGCTGGCCAATGCCGGCTGGCAGGACTATGCGCTCTCCGACGGCGCGGACCTGCAGCCGCTGGGCGACCTGCCCCAGCCCTCGCGGGCGCTGGGCGGCCTGGGCATGCCGGGCTTCACCGCCTATGTGGGCCTGCTGGACATCGGTCAGCCCAAGCCGGGCGAGACCGTGGTGGTGGCCGCGGCCACCGGCGCGGTCGGCGCCGTGGTGGGCCAGCTGGCCAGGCTCAAGGGCGCGCGCGTGGTCGGCATCGTCGGCGGGGCCGACAAGCAGCGCTATGCGCTGGAGGAGCTGGGCTTCGACGCCTGCCTGGACCGCCGCGACCCGCGCTTCGCCGAGCAACTGGCCGCGGCCTGCCCACAGGGCATCGACGTCTATTTCGAGAACGTCGGCGGCGCGGTGTTCGACGCGGTGCTGCCGCTGCTGAACATCGGCGCGCGGGTGCCGGTCTGCGGCTTCATCGCCCATTACAACGAGGGTGACGATGAAGCGGCCGCCGGCCCGGACCGCCTGCCGCGCCTGGTGGCCACCCTGCTGCAAAAGCGCATCCGCATGCAGGGCTTCATCATCCTCGACCATTACGGCGCGCGCTTCGAGGACTTCCGCCGCGAGATGAGCCAATGGCTGGCCGAGGGCCGCATCAAGCTGCGCGAGGATCTGGTCGAGGGTCTGGAGAACGCCCCCGCCGCCTTCCGCGGCCTGCTGGAGGGCCGCAACTTCGGCAAGCTGGTGGTGCGGGTGGCGCAGGACTGA
- a CDS encoding MFS transporter codes for MSSPSSSCCADRLEAGAPPAAAASQPAAPATTDKALWPAVFSLTLGVFGLVTAEFLPASLLTAMASDLQISDGAAGQAVTATALVGAVAAPSIPLLTRRLDRRLVMLALTLLLVISNALAATASNLTVLLVARVLLGIALGGFWSMSAALAMRLVPEALFARAMSFILTGVSVATVGAAPIGAWMGDLWGWRSAFIAAGVVSVLTLLVQFLALPPLPPRDKPNLRVLGELLTRPPVRVALLAVLLVISGHFAGFTYIRPLMEQITQLSVGAITAVLLGYGIGGFFGNFAGGWIAGRSERHAIVAGGALIALLAATLLLAGSSLLVTAIAVPLWGFAFGAFPVGFQTWIVRAAPDQAEGAGGLLVAAFQIAIASGAIGGGLLVDHMGALGGPAFAVVAITLGSLLTLRHGPRPLRA; via the coding sequence GTGTCCTCACCTTCCAGTTCCTGCTGCGCCGACCGTCTCGAGGCCGGCGCCCCGCCCGCTGCCGCGGCATCCCAACCCGCAGCTCCCGCCACCACCGACAAGGCCCTGTGGCCCGCCGTCTTCTCGCTGACCCTGGGCGTGTTCGGCCTGGTGACGGCCGAGTTCCTGCCGGCCAGCCTGCTGACCGCGATGGCCAGCGACCTGCAGATCAGCGACGGCGCGGCCGGCCAGGCGGTCACCGCCACCGCCCTGGTCGGCGCGGTGGCCGCGCCCTCGATCCCGCTGTTGACCCGGCGCCTGGACCGCCGGCTGGTGATGCTGGCGCTGACCCTGCTGCTGGTGATCTCCAACGCGCTGGCGGCCACCGCCAGCAACCTAACGGTGCTGCTGGTGGCGCGCGTGCTGCTGGGCATCGCGCTGGGCGGCTTCTGGTCGATGTCGGCCGCGCTGGCGATGCGCCTGGTGCCCGAGGCGCTGTTCGCCCGCGCCATGTCCTTCATCCTGACCGGGGTCTCGGTGGCCACGGTGGGCGCCGCGCCGATCGGCGCCTGGATGGGCGATCTATGGGGCTGGCGCAGCGCCTTCATCGCGGCCGGCGTGGTCAGCGTCCTGACCCTCTTGGTGCAGTTCCTGGCGCTGCCGCCCCTGCCGCCGCGCGACAAGCCGAACCTGCGCGTGCTGGGCGAGCTGCTGACGCGGCCGCCGGTGCGCGTCGCGCTGCTGGCCGTGCTGCTGGTGATCTCCGGGCATTTCGCCGGCTTCACCTACATCCGGCCGCTGATGGAGCAGATCACCCAGCTCTCGGTCGGCGCGATCACCGCGGTGCTGCTGGGCTATGGCATCGGCGGCTTCTTCGGCAACTTCGCCGGCGGCTGGATTGCCGGGCGCAGCGAGCGCCATGCGATCGTCGCCGGCGGCGCCTTGATCGCGCTGCTGGCCGCCACCCTGCTGCTGGCCGGCAGCTCGCTGCTGGTGACCGCGATCGCGGTGCCGCTGTGGGGCTTTGCCTTCGGCGCCTTCCCGGTCGGCTTCCAGACCTGGATCGTGCGCGCCGCGCCGGACCAGGCCGAGGGCGCCGGCGGCCTGCTGGTCGCGGCCTTCCAGATCGCGATCGCCAGCGGTGCGATCGGCGGCGGCCTGCTGGTCGACCATATGGGCGCCCTGGGCGGCCCCGCCTTCGCGGTGGTCGCGATCACCCTGGGCAGCCTGCTGACCCTGCGCCATGGCCCGCGACCCCTGCGTGCCTGA
- a CDS encoding AraC family transcriptional regulator — MLDFLSDASIPASPTPAAREPNKDRRDMLTQILLGLRLDGVEYGRCEMRAPWAVAFPAQRSARFHFVGSGGCWLRTQTDDWVHLKPGDAVLLPRGSFHIMASSPEVPAVDIDSLAKVAVSENIYLVGAEARDSHIGQPLAVTGAEPTLALAPDMMFCGALRFNLDPLHPLMTMMPEVLVAGNLARRDPTVPALLEAMEREVALDRIGACGILARLADALAASIIRAWVECGCSDATGWIAAVRCPKIGKVIAAIHADPERDWDVPMLADVMGASRSRFAEAFTRTMGESPAKYVAKIKMFQARHWIAQEGMRVAVAADRLGYDSEASFSRAFKRIIGHPPSAARGDGALLLRGAA; from the coding sequence ATGCTTGACTTTTTGTCCGACGCATCGATCCCTGCCTCTCCCACGCCCGCCGCGCGCGAGCCCAACAAGGACCGGCGCGACATGCTGACGCAGATCCTGCTGGGCCTGCGCCTGGACGGGGTCGAGTACGGGCGCTGCGAGATGCGCGCGCCCTGGGCGGTGGCCTTTCCGGCGCAGCGCTCGGCGCGCTTTCATTTCGTCGGCAGCGGCGGCTGCTGGCTGCGCACCCAGACCGACGACTGGGTGCATCTGAAGCCCGGCGATGCGGTGCTGCTGCCGCGCGGCAGCTTCCACATCATGGCCAGCTCGCCCGAGGTGCCGGCGGTGGACATCGATTCGCTGGCGAAGGTCGCGGTGTCGGAGAACATCTACCTGGTCGGCGCCGAGGCGCGCGACAGCCATATCGGCCAGCCGCTGGCCGTGACCGGCGCAGAGCCGACGCTCGCGCTGGCGCCGGACATGATGTTCTGCGGCGCGCTGCGCTTCAACCTGGATCCGCTGCATCCGCTGATGACGATGATGCCGGAGGTGCTGGTGGCCGGGAACCTGGCGCGGCGCGACCCGACGGTGCCGGCCCTGCTGGAGGCGATGGAGCGCGAGGTGGCGCTGGACCGTATCGGCGCCTGCGGCATCCTGGCGCGCCTGGCCGACGCGCTGGCGGCCAGCATCATCCGCGCCTGGGTCGAATGCGGCTGCAGCGACGCCACCGGCTGGATCGCCGCGGTGCGCTGCCCCAAGATCGGCAAGGTGATCGCGGCCATCCATGCCGATCCGGAGCGCGACTGGGACGTGCCGATGCTGGCCGACGTGATGGGCGCCTCGCGCTCGCGCTTCGCCGAGGCCTTCACCCGCACCATGGGCGAGAGCCCGGCCAAGTATGTGGCCAAGATCAAGATGTTCCAGGCGCGCCACTGGATCGCGCAGGAGGGCATGCGCGTCGCGGTCGCGGCCGACCGCCTGGGCTACGACTCCGAGGCCTCGTTCAGCCGCGCCTTCAAGCGCATCATCGGCCACCCGCCCAGCGCGGCGCGCGGCGATGGCGCGCTGCTGCTGCGCGGGGCGGCCTAG
- a CDS encoding CaiB/BaiF CoA transferase family protein, whose protein sequence is MPSPDALAGLRVIEMGQLIAGPFAGKTLGDFGAEVIKIEAPSGGDPLRSWRMLDAGGTSVWWQVQSRNKRSLALDLREAEGQAIARRLIAEADVLIENFRPGTLEGWGLGYEELAKLNPGLVMLRISGYGQSGPYRDRPGFGVIGEAMGGLRHLTGEPGKVPVRCGVSIGDTLAALHGVIGVLTALYHRKVNGGRGQVIDVALHEAVFNVMESLIPEYGAFGAVREAAGSALPGIAPSNAYRCRDGYVLVAGNGDSIFKRLMTAIGRADLAADAQLANNVGRVARVAEIDAAIQAWTEPLSVAEVLERLAPVGVPAGKVYTARDIAEDPHYRARDMLLTQRTQSGEELLVPGIVPKLLGTPGGLHRAAPTLGGDTDAVLREVGLSEAQIAALRERGVVA, encoded by the coding sequence ATGCCTAGTCCGGATGCACTCGCCGGCCTGCGCGTGATCGAGATGGGCCAGCTGATCGCCGGCCCCTTCGCCGGCAAGACCTTGGGCGACTTCGGTGCCGAGGTGATCAAGATCGAGGCTCCTAGCGGCGGCGATCCGCTGCGCAGCTGGCGCATGCTGGACGCCGGCGGCACCTCGGTCTGGTGGCAGGTGCAGTCGCGCAACAAGCGCTCGCTGGCGCTAGATCTGCGCGAGGCCGAGGGCCAGGCCATCGCACGGCGCCTGATCGCCGAGGCCGATGTGCTGATCGAGAACTTCCGCCCCGGCACCCTGGAGGGCTGGGGCCTGGGCTACGAGGAGCTCGCCAAGCTCAACCCCGGCCTGGTGATGCTGCGCATCTCGGGCTATGGCCAGAGCGGGCCCTACCGCGACCGGCCCGGCTTCGGCGTGATCGGCGAGGCGATGGGCGGGCTGCGGCATCTGACCGGCGAGCCGGGCAAGGTGCCGGTGCGCTGCGGCGTCTCGATCGGCGACACGCTGGCCGCGCTGCATGGGGTGATCGGCGTGCTGACCGCGCTCTACCACCGCAAGGTCAACGGCGGGCGCGGTCAGGTGATCGACGTCGCGCTGCACGAGGCGGTGTTCAATGTGATGGAGAGCCTGATCCCCGAGTACGGCGCCTTCGGCGCGGTGCGCGAGGCGGCCGGCAGCGCCCTGCCCGGCATCGCACCGAGCAATGCCTACCGCTGCCGCGACGGCTATGTGCTGGTGGCCGGCAATGGCGACAGCATCTTCAAGCGCCTGATGACGGCGATCGGCCGCGCCGACCTGGCCGCCGATGCGCAGCTGGCCAACAACGTCGGCCGCGTCGCGCGCGTGGCCGAGATCGATGCCGCGATCCAGGCCTGGACCGAGCCGCTGAGCGTTGCCGAGGTGCTGGAGCGCCTGGCCCCGGTGGGCGTGCCGGCCGGCAAGGTCTACACCGCGCGCGACATCGCCGAGGACCCGCATTACCGCGCCCGCGACATGCTGCTGACGCAGCGCACCCAGAGCGGCGAGGAGCTGCTGGTGCCGGGCATCGTGCCCAAGCTGCTGGGCACGCCCGGCGGCCTGCACCGCGCCGCGCCAACCCTGGGCGGCGACACCGATGCGGTGCTGCGCGAGGTCGGCCTCAGCGAGGCGCAGATCGCGGCGCTGCGCGAGCGCGGCGTCGTGGCCTAG
- a CDS encoding DUF4936 family protein, with translation MSKVELFVYYRLRAVDVDAARSAFEDARAGRPLRLLQRQDADPSLLTWMEIYPAAQVDAEPAVAAAMSAFVQGLRHREVFEPLLPG, from the coding sequence GTGAGCAAGGTGGAGCTGTTCGTCTACTACCGCCTGCGCGCCGTCGATGTCGACGCCGCGCGCAGTGCCTTCGAGGACGCCCGCGCCGGCCGCCCGTTGCGCCTGCTGCAGCGTCAGGACGCCGATCCCAGCCTGCTGACCTGGATGGAGATCTATCCCGCCGCGCAGGTCGATGCCGAGCCGGCCGTCGCCGCGGCGATGTCCGCCTTCGTGCAAGGCCTGCGGCACCGCGAGGTCTTCGAGCCCCTGCTGCCAGGCTGA
- a CDS encoding folate-binding protein YgfZ, translating into MSTDSHPLSSSSTLVPGGALRLADWGVISARGEEAAKFLHGQLTQDLVLQSTEQARLAGYCSAKGRLLATLLAVKTGADELLLALPAELLAPTLKRLSMFVLRAKCKLADASAELAVWGLAGEAARAWLGEAAPAAVWGVTQRDGARVVRLPDGANALPRYLLLQGTAAAAPDLPALDAADWSWAEVEAGLAWVRQPTVEQFVPQMLNLELLGGVNFQKGCYPGQEVVARSQYRGTIKRRTFLFATEDAPAPQVGQELFHSADPGQPAGLVAAAAQRGGRGLLLAEVKLAALDEGSLHLGAADGPRLAPQPMPYLVGEPQ; encoded by the coding sequence ATGAGCACCGATTCCCATCCGCTTTCTTCGTCTTCCACCCTCGTCCCGGGCGGCGCGCTGCGCCTGGCCGATTGGGGCGTGATCAGCGCCCGCGGCGAGGAAGCCGCCAAGTTCCTGCATGGCCAGCTGACCCAGGACCTGGTGCTGCAGAGCACCGAGCAGGCCCGGCTGGCCGGCTACTGCTCGGCCAAGGGCCGCCTGCTCGCGACCCTGCTGGCCGTCAAGACCGGTGCCGACGAACTGCTGCTGGCCCTGCCGGCCGAGCTGCTGGCGCCGACCCTGAAGCGCCTGTCGATGTTCGTGCTGCGTGCCAAGTGCAAGCTGGCCGATGCCAGCGCCGAATTGGCCGTCTGGGGCCTGGCCGGCGAGGCCGCACGCGCCTGGCTCGGCGAAGCCGCACCGGCCGCGGTCTGGGGCGTGACGCAGCGCGACGGTGCCCGCGTCGTGCGCCTGCCCGATGGCGCGAACGCCCTGCCCCGCTACCTGCTGCTGCAGGGCACCGCGGCCGCGGCACCGGACCTGCCCGCGCTGGACGCGGCCGACTGGTCCTGGGCCGAGGTCGAGGCCGGCCTGGCCTGGGTGCGCCAGCCCACCGTCGAGCAGTTCGTGCCGCAGATGCTGAACCTGGAGCTGCTGGGCGGCGTCAACTTCCAGAAGGGCTGCTACCCCGGCCAGGAGGTCGTCGCGCGCAGCCAGTACCGCGGCACGATCAAGCGCCGCACCTTCCTGTTCGCCACCGAGGACGCGCCGGCGCCGCAGGTCGGCCAGGAGCTGTTCCACAGCGCCGACCCCGGCCAGCCGGCCGGCCTGGTCGCCGCGGCGGCGCAACGCGGCGGGCGCGGCCTGCTGCTGGCCGAGGTCAAGCTGGCGGCGCTGGACGAGGGCAGCCTGCACCTGGGCGCCGCCGACGGCCCGCGCCTGGCGCCGCAGCCCATGCCCTACCTGGTCGGCGAGCCGCAGTGA